From the genome of Mixophyes fleayi isolate aMixFle1 chromosome 2, aMixFle1.hap1, whole genome shotgun sequence, one region includes:
- the LOC142140378 gene encoding speedy protein 1-A-like codes for MDRRTTEDNLNPAKRRKLYVDQRQPRTANPSPSLGQVEKAAFYKLLEHPTIYSFLTMDSCLRMSDKYLLAMVLVYFRRAGLSVREYTCVNFYSALVLANKMEEEEPWYRTIYSYAAQLIPFQMFLKNTEAMWVRMQLQTLVTLEQCEEVMRAEDHWAWQRKRKDHHGGAIRKYARKPCHLCNPPQPFYFPFAYPRVTLYYINVPIFFWNPN; via the exons ATGGACAGGAG gacaacagaagaCAACCTGAACCCTGCAAAGAGAAGGAAACTATATGTAGACCAGAGACAACCTCGCACTGCTAACCCTTCTCCTAGCCTGGGACAAGTGGAGAAAGCGGCATTTTACAAATTGCTGG AGCACCCTACCATCTACAGCTTTCTGACAATGGATTCGTGCCTGAGGATGTCAGACAAG TACTTACTGGCAATGGTGTTGGTGTACTTCCGGAGAGCCGGCCTATCTGTGAGGGAATACACCTGTGTCAATTTTTACTCCGCACT ggtgcttgcaaataaaatggaAGAAGAAGAACCATGGTACCGCACAATCTATTCCTATGCTGCACAACTTATACCATTCCAGATGTTCCTGAAGAATACCGAAGCCATGTGGGTCAGAATGCAGCTCCAAACACTTGTGACTCTGGAGCAatgtgaagag gTGATGAGAGCTGAAGACCACTGGGCTTGGCAAAGGAAACGTAAAGACCATCATGGCGGAGCCATAAGGAAATATGCCAGAAAACCTTGTCACCTCTGTAACCCGCCTCAGCCCTTCTATTTCCCTTTTGCCTACCCTAGAgtaacactttattacattaacgTACCAATATTTTTCTGGAATCCCAATTAA